Proteins found in one Muntiacus reevesi chromosome 2, mMunRee1.1, whole genome shotgun sequence genomic segment:
- the ZNF213 gene encoding zinc finger protein 213, whose product MAAPPEPQDQAPEEGEGLLIVKVEDSSWEQDPARLEDCGDPEVCRRRFRQFCYGDVGGPHEAFSQLWELCCRWLRPELRTKEQILELLVLEQFLSVLPVGVQDWVCQRCPGSGEEAVALVEDLQKQPVKAWSQDMPSERAEPEAAIQGSQAQGPPRRAGTRSRPPVPWEPHSRGAQLPTLKQGSTRETTDTCFASGGPVTFGDIPFYFSREEWGSLDPAQRDLFWDIKRENSRNVALGLGRRSHSERSQLEEVVTALPDQAAGDETTSWRPEEAEAWEGGARPGAPRGRGSGARRGRPPTRRRQLRDLAAEKPHSCGQCGKRFRWGSDLARHQRTHTGEKPHKCQECDKSFRSSSDLARHQGVHTGQKPFSCAQCGKSFSRSAYLADHQRIHTGEKPFGCSDCGKSFSLRSYLLDHRRVHTGERPFGCGECDKSFKQRAHLIAHQSLHAKMAQPVG is encoded by the exons ATGGCAGCCCCCCCAGAGCCTCAGGACCAAGCCcctgaggagggagaggggcttcTGATCGTGAAGGTAGAAGATTCCTCCTGGGAGCAGGACCCTGCCCGGCTAGAGGACTGCGGGGACCCAGAGGTGTGCCGCCGGCGCTTTCGGCAGTTCTGCTACGGGGATGTGGGCGGGCCCCACGAGGCCTTCAGCCAGCTCTGGGAGCTCTGCTGCCGCTGGCTGCGGCCCGAGCTGCGCACCAAGGAGCAGATCCTGGAGCTGCTGGTGCTGGAGCAGTTCCTGAGCGTGCTGCCCGTGGGCGTCCAGGACTGGGTGTGCCAGCGGTGCCCAGGCAGTGGCGAGGAAGCTGTCGCTTTGGTGGAGGACCTGCAGAAGCAGCCAGTGAAAGCTTGGTCACAG GATATGCCCTCAGAGCGGGCGGAACCCGAGGCTGCAATCCAGGGGTCCcaggcccaggggcctccccgGAGGGCGGGGACACGAAGCCGGCCACCTGTACCCTGGGAGCCGCACAGCCGTGGTG CCCAGCTTCCAACTCTTAAACAGGGGAGCACCAGAGAGACGACAGATACCTGCTTTGCCTCTGGG GGACCTGTGACATTTGGAGACATTCCCTTTTATTTCTCCCGAGAAGAATGGGGGTCCCTGGACCCTGCCCAGAGGGATCTCTTCTGGGACATAAAAAGGGAGAACTCTCGGAACGTTGCCCTGG GTTTGGGGCGCAGGAGCCACAGTGAGAGGTCCCAGCTGGAGGAGGTGGTGACGGCGCTCCCGGACCAGGCTGCTGGCGACGAGACCACATCCTGGAGGCCAGAAGAGGCCGAGGCCTGGGAGGGTGgagcccggcccggggcgccccGGGGGCGGGGGTCAGGGGCGCGGCGGGGCCGGCCGCCCACGCGCCGGCGGCAGCTCCGGGACCTGGCGGCCGAGAAGCCACACAGCTGCGGCCAGTGCGGCAAGCGCTTCCGCTGGGGCTCCGACCTGGCGCGCCACCAGCGCACGCACACCGGCGAGAAGCCGCACAAGTGCCAGGAGTGCGACAAGAGTTTCCGCAGCTCCTCAGACCTGGCGCGCCACCAGGGAGTGCACACCGGCCAGAAGCCCTTCTCCTGCGCCCAGTGTGGCAAGAGCTTCAGCCGCAGCGCCTACCTGGCTGACCACCAGCGCATccacacgggcgagaagccctTTGGCTGCAGTGACTGTGGCAAGAGCTTTTCACTGCGCTCCTACCTGCTGGACCACCGGCGCGTGCACACGGGCGAGCGGCCCTTCGGCTGCGGCGAGTGCGACAAGAGCTTCAAGCAGCGCGCCCACCTCATCGCCCACCAGAGCCTGCACGCCAAGATGGCCCAGCCTGTGGGCTGA
- the LOC136160467 gene encoding uncharacterized protein isoform X4, with protein sequence MAFLVAGMLQVASQVADARESLGRKGKYSVKGPRVALALCSPEVSASTVALLEGVFQTLGFESCQRQESSIQGFRGELTRFREQLDARGGPVGCAFVALVAPRRQLRQSQQLVRELSRCKALWGRPKVFLLLSSAPGAVPEPGAFLASLGELCGRHPHWSLLQLLTEVFSRTAQESAGAAYCPVLRSSLRGALCLGNEEPWGPEPEPGPSIQYDLSGARAALLLAVTQGRPGAQHDVEALGGLCQALGFETALRTDPAGQAFQEEMAQFRKWLDAHRGPVSCALVALMAHGGPQGQLLGADGQEGHLEALVQELSYCGALQGRPKIFLLQACRGESLSTALLLPASQPLLEVMSVNLSLHPQHVSVSALSVSGLAGHRDAGVGPAALPWFRRWPRAPPATPSQADVLRVCADVQGNSRGPTPGSPNQADVLMVYAATEGQSAGV encoded by the exons atggctttcttggtggctgGGATGCTGCAGGTTGCCTCGCAGGTGGCTGATGCTCGGGAGAGCCTGGGAAGAAAG GGTAAGTACAGCGTGAAGGGCCCAAGGGTGGCCCTGGCCCTCTGCAGCCCTGAGGTGTCAGCCTCTACGGTCGCTCTCCTGGAGGGCGTATTCCAGACCCTGGGCTTTGAGAGCTGCCAGAGGCAGGAGTCCTCCATCCAG GGCTTCCGTGGGGAGCTGACGAGGTTCCGGGAGCAGCTGGATGCCCGCGGGGGCCCGGTGGGCTGTGCTTTTGTGGCCTTGGTGGCCCCCCGCCGGCAGCTGAGGCAGTCGCAGCAGCTGGTCCGGGAGCTGAGCCGCTGCAAGGCCCTGTGGGGCCGCCCCAAGGTCTTCCTGCTGCTCTCCAGTGCTCCCGGGG CTGTCCCCGAGCCTGGGGCCTTCCTCGCCAGCCTGGGCGAGCTCTGCGGCCGCCATCCTCACTGGtcactgctgcagctgctaacaGAG GTCTTCTCCAGGACAGCTCAAGAGTCTGCAGGGGCTGCCTACTGCCCGGTGCTTCGGAGCTCCTTGCGGGGGGCACTGTGCCTAGGGAATGAGGAGCCCTGGGGGCCTGAG CCAGAGCCCGGCCCCAGCATTCAGTATGACCTGTCCGGGGCCAGGGCTGCCCTCCTGCTGGCTGTGACTCAGGGCCGGCCGGGGGCCCAGCATGATGTGGAGGCACTGGGGggcctgtgccaggccctgggcttcGAGACTGCTCTGCGGACAGACCCTGCAGGCCAG GCTTTCCAGGAGGAGATGGCCCAGTTCCGGAAGTGGCTGGACGCCCACAGGGGCCCCGTGAGCTGTGCCCTTGTGGCCCTCATGGCCCACGGGGGCCCTCAGGGGCAGCTTCTGGGAGCTGACGGGCAAGAGGGGCATCTGGAGGCACTTGTGCAGGAGCTGAGCTACTGTGGGGCACTACAGGGCCGCCCCAAGATCTTCCTGCTTCAGGCTTGCCGTGGGG AAAGCCTGAGCACTGCCCTCCTCCTgcccgcctcccagcctctcctAGAGGTCATGTCCGTGAACCTGAGCCTTCACCCTCAACACGTGTCAGTCAGTGCTCTGAGTGTTTCCGGCCTGGCAG GGCACAGGGATGCGGGAGTGGGACCTGCAGCTCTCCCCTGGTTCAGACGCTGGCCGCGGGCACCTCCAGCCACCCCCTCCCAGGCCGATGTCCTCCGTGTCTGTGCTGATGTGCAAG